The following are from one region of the Bradyrhizobium sediminis genome:
- a CDS encoding PDR/VanB family oxidoreductase, whose translation MRFECKWTKCTVHAVRDVAPAIREFVLRPDDSHVEHHAPGSHINVGVLIDGRPETRCYSLVGDVSPDGYRIAVRRAPDSRGGSLYMWSLKPGARIDVSSPASLFEIDWSRKSYCLIAGGIGVTPIIGIAGALMRRNAELELHYAVGSRHDAAYLDELTDLLGDRLIVHASDEGRRIDLDQTFGRLPPDALAAVCGPMRLLDAARRSWAAAGRPPADLRYETFGSSGLLPTESFRVRIGHSGREIVVPENKSMLDALNDAGFEVISDCERGECGVCAIDVVAVDGQIDHRDVFFSDHQKKANGKICPCVSRAVGAVTVNTHYQRDT comes from the coding sequence ATGCGGTTTGAGTGCAAATGGACGAAATGCACCGTTCACGCCGTTCGCGACGTCGCGCCGGCGATCCGCGAATTCGTGCTGCGGCCGGACGATTCACACGTCGAACATCATGCGCCCGGCAGCCACATCAACGTCGGCGTGTTGATCGACGGACGGCCGGAGACGCGCTGCTATTCGCTGGTCGGCGACGTCAGCCCCGACGGCTACCGGATTGCGGTTCGGCGCGCACCCGACAGCCGCGGCGGCTCGCTCTATATGTGGTCGCTGAAGCCTGGCGCGCGCATCGACGTTTCAAGCCCGGCCTCGCTGTTCGAAATCGACTGGTCGCGCAAGTCCTATTGCCTGATTGCGGGCGGCATCGGCGTCACGCCGATCATCGGCATTGCCGGCGCGTTGATGCGCCGGAACGCCGAACTGGAGCTGCACTACGCGGTCGGGTCGCGGCACGACGCCGCCTATCTCGATGAACTCACCGACCTGCTCGGAGATCGTCTGATCGTCCACGCAAGCGACGAAGGCCGGCGCATCGACCTGGACCAGACCTTCGGCCGTCTGCCTCCGGATGCGCTGGCCGCCGTCTGCGGTCCGATGCGCCTTCTCGACGCGGCGCGGCGCAGTTGGGCGGCGGCCGGGCGCCCGCCGGCCGATTTGCGCTACGAGACCTTCGGCTCGAGCGGCCTGCTGCCGACCGAATCGTTCCGGGTCCGAATCGGCCATTCCGGCCGTGAGATCGTGGTTCCCGAAAACAAATCGATGCTGGATGCGCTCAACGATGCCGGCTTCGAGGTGATCTCGGACTGCGAGCGCGGCGAATGTGGTGTATGCGCGATCGACGTCGTTGCAGTGGACGGCCAGATCGACCACCGCGACGTCTTCTTCAGCGATCACCAGAAGAAGGCGAACGGCAAGATCTGTCCCTGCGTGTCGCGGGCCGTCGGCGCCGTTACCGTGAATACGCATTATCAGCGCGACACGTGA